A single region of the Ornithorhynchus anatinus isolate Pmale09 chromosome 13, mOrnAna1.pri.v4, whole genome shotgun sequence genome encodes:
- the LOC100682064 gene encoding olfactory receptor 10AC1 has product MDGKNQTAGFLLQGFSDLPRFRPLIFVLLLVGHLATLTGNLSILVALALAPRRPPMLLFLGQLSAIELGYALVVGPRLLADLAGPAPPAGRPISFLGCAAQMQMFVALGGAECFLLAAMAFDRYMAICLPLRYPAVVTPALCARLAVGCGLGALAVSLGLTVAVVRLPFCRSRLLPHFFCDVTALLHVACTQSRADELPLLAASVLLLLLPSLLILASYGAVLAAVLRVPAAAGRRKAFSTCTSHLTVTVLHYGCAAFTYVRPKASYRPRRDKVVALVYTNLTPLLYPLIYSLRNREVTGAIRKVLGPRRAGQTLNRP; this is encoded by the coding sequence ATGGATGGCAAGAACCAGACAGCGGGCTTCCTCCTACAGGGCTTCTCTGACCTGCCACGGTTCCGGCCCCTCATCTTTGTGCTGCTGCTGGTAGGGCATCTGGCCACCCTGACCGGCAACCTGAGCATCCtggtggccttggccttggccccaCGGCGGCCGCCCATGCTGCTCTTCCTGGGCCAGCTGTCGGCCATCGAGCTGGGCTACGCCTTGGTGGTGGGACCACGGTTGCTGGCGGACCTGGCGGGCCCCGCGCCCCCAGCCGGAcgtcccatctccttcctgggcTGTGCCGCACAGATGCAGATGTTCGTGGCGCTGGGTGGAGCCGAGTGCTTCCTGCTGGCGGCCATGGCGTTCGACCGCTACATGGCCATATGCCTTCCGCTGCGCTACCCGGCAGTGGTCACCCCGGCTCTGTGCGCCCGCCTGGCGGTCGGCTGCGGCCTGGGGGCCCTGGCCGTGTCACTGGGGTTGACGGTGGCCGTGGTCCGCCTACCCTTCTGCCGTTCACGCCTCCTGCCGCACTTCTTCTGTGACGTCACGGCGCTGCTGCACGTGGCCTGCACCCAGAGCCGAGCCGACGAGCTGCCGCTGCTGGCTGCCAgcgtgctgctgctgttgctgccctCGCTGCTCATCCTAGCCTCCTACGGGGCCGTGCTGGCCGCCGTGCTGAGGGTGCCTGCTGCCGCTGGCCGCCGCAAGGccttctccacctgcacctcacACCTGACGGTCACCGTGCTTCACTACGGCTGTGCCGCCTTCACGTACGTGAGACCCAAGGCCAGCTACCGGCCTCGGCGGGACAAGGTGGTGGCCCTGGTTTACACCAACCTCACGCCCCTGCTTTACCCTCTCATCTACAGCCTGCGCAACCGCGAGGTCACCGGGGCCATCCGGAAGGTGCTGGGCCCGAGGAGGGCCGGCCAGACTCTGAACCGCCCATAA
- the LOC100093042 gene encoding taste receptor type 2 member 41-like, whose amino-acid sequence MEDALTIFFFSLFLLEVLVGILGDGLLAGLFGREWVRRRKLPPCDMIVASLGASRFFLLWVSMLNGICLEVIPKFYYSPIIFYSSFVWALLNLFSFWFAAGLSIFYCLKIATFTNPLFLWMKQKTSGMVPWLLLGSVFVSCVSTFPCIIYYSIKPPWMNNSENGTEAVLKTFQSLKIMPVIFIPLSVPFLLLLISSILLTTSLRRHLRAMQHHGPSLQDCSTKAHAHALAMLASFLSFYVWYFIILIVTSTTAIPSGSPWFWLFQVITFLGTTCHSLLLTWSNPKIRGALERGLRHIPACQTPYGTA is encoded by the coding sequence ATGGAGGACGCCCTGACCATCTTCTTTTTCAGCCTTTTCCTGCTGGAGGTGCTGGTAGGGATCCTGGGTGATGGATTACTCGCGGGGCTgtttggcagggaatgggtccgacgCAGGAAGCTGCCTCCGTGTGACATGATCGTGGCCAGTCTGGGAGCCTCCAGGTTTTTCTTGCTGTGGGTGTCGATGCTGAATGGAATTTGCCTCGAGGTCATCCCCAAATTTTATTATTCCCCCATTATCTTCTATAGCAGTTTTGTCTGGGCCCTTTTGAACTTGTTCTCCTTCTGGTTTGCGGCGGGACTCAGCATCTTTTATTGCTTGAAGATCGCCACCTTCACCAACCCACTCTTCCTCTGGATGAAGCAAAAGACCTCTGGGATGGTGCCCTGGCTCCTCTTAGGTTCCGTATTTGTTTCCTGTGTCTCGACTTTCCCCTGCATTATCTATTACAGCATTAAGCCCCCCTGGATGAACAACTCAGAGAACGGCACTGAGGCTGTGTTGAAGACCTTCCAGTCACTCAAAATCATGCCTGTGATCTTCATCCCACTGAGTGTCCcgttcctcctgctcctcatctcctccatccTGCTGACCACCTCCCTCCGGAGACACCTGAGAGCCATGCAGCATCACGGCCCCAGCCTGCAAGACTGCAGCACCAAGGCTCATGCCCATGCACTTGCAATGctggcctccttcctctccttctatgTTTGGTACTTCATCATTCTGATTGTCACCTCGACCACGGCCATTCCATCTGGGAGTCCCTGGTTCTGGCTATTCCAGGTGATAACTTTCTTGGGGACAACGTGCCACTCCCTCTTGCTGACGTGGAGCAACCCCAAAATCCggggggctttggagagggggctGCGTCACATCCCAGCCTGCCAGACACCGTATGGGACAGCATAA
- the LOC100682105 gene encoding taste receptor type 2 member 143-like codes for MEASLNIFCFSLYLLVLLVGILGDGFIAGLLCSKWIRGRKLPPCDMILAGLGASRFLLLWVAMLNGIRAFIFSELYQYHIIFLFFGFLGVVLGLVSFWLAAGLSVFYCVKISTFTHPLFLWLKQRISGLVHWFLIGSMLASCVPIIPVIIGYHIISVQKIASGNSTKVEGTTFQSHYILIMTFIIFCVPFFLLLSSSIFLTVSLLRHLRAMQHHHLNLQDCGTKTHTRALATLASFLFFYVLYFVFLIFTSALNSPFDSPWLWLLQIVTYSGPICHAFLLMWSNPKIWGALEKGLQRVPACLTPCGTA; via the coding sequence ATGGAGGCCTCACTGAACATCTTCTGTTTCAGCCTTTACCTGCTGGTGCTGCTGGTGGGGATCCTGGGTGACGGATTCATCGCGGGGCTGTTGTGCAGCAAGTGGATCCGAGGCAGGAAGCTGCCTCCATGCGATATGATCTTGGCCGGTCTGGGAGCCTCCAGGTTCCTCCTGCTGTGGGTGGCAATGCTGAATGGGATCCGTGCTTTTATTTTCTCCGAACTGTACCAATACCAtattattttcctcttctttggCTTTTTGGGAGTAGTGCTGGGCCTTGTCTCCTTCTGGCTGGCTGCCGGGCTCAGCGTCTTCTACTGTGTGAAAATCTCGACCTtcacccatcccctcttcctctggcTGAAGCAAAGGATTTCGGGACTTGTGCACTGGTTCCTCATTGGCTCCATGCTGGCTTCCTGTGTCCCCATTATCCCAGTCATCATTGGCTACCACATCATCTCTGTCCAGAAGATTGCTTCAGGGAACAGCACCAAGGTTGAGGGGACGACCTTCCAGTCACACTATATACTAATCATGACGTTTATCATATTTTGTGtccccttcttcctgctcctcagcTCCTCCATCTTTTTGACCGTCTCTCTTCTGAGACACCTGAGGGCCATGCAGCACCACCACCTAAACTTGCAGGACTGCGGCACCAAGACTCACACCCGCGCACTAGCAACActggcctccttcctcttcttctacgtTTTGTACTTTGTCTTCCTGATCTTCACCTCGGCCTTGAATTCTCCATTTGACAGTCCCTGGTTGTGGCTGCTCCAGATAGTTACTTACTCGGGACCAATATGCCACGCCTTCTTGCTGATGTGGAGCAACCCCAAAATCTGGGGGGCCTTAGAGAAGGGCCTGCAGCGCGTCCCAGCCTGTCTGACACCGTGTGGGACAGCATAA
- the LOC100093045 gene encoding taste receptor type 2 member 41-like encodes MAAPLTIFFFSLYLLVLLVGILGDGFIAGLLGSVWVRRRKLPPCDMIVASLGTSRFFLLLLSMLNGICILVSPRPYYSPFLFYCMFFWDLLNLFSFWFAAGLSVFYCVKITTFTHPFFLWLKQKISGMVPWFLIGSILVSCVSTFPFIIHNSANSTWCNNSGNRTEVDWKTFQSLKVLVMIFIPMSVPVLLLLISSILLATSLRRHLRAMQHHGPGLQDCSTKAHRRALASLTSLLSFYVWYFISLVLTSAFTIPFDSSWIWLVQLATFLGTTCHPLLLTWNNPKIRRALERRLHHISACQTP; translated from the coding sequence ATGGCAGCCCCCCTGACCATCTTCTTTTTCAGCCTTTATCTGCTGGTGCTGCTGGTGGGGATCCTGGGTGACGGATTCATCGCGGGGCTGTTGGGCAGCGTGTGGGTCCGACGCAGGAAGCTGCCTCCGTGCGACATGATCGTGGCCAGCCTAGGAACCTCCAGGTTTTTCCTATTGTTGTTGTCGATGCTGAATGGGATCTGCATCTTGGTCTCCCCCAGACCATATTACTCCCCATTTCTCTTCTACTGCATGTTTTTCTGGGACCTTTTGAACTTGTTCTCCTTCTGGTTTGCGGCGGGGCTCAGCGTCTTCTACTGCGTGAAGATCACCACCTTCACCCACCCATTCTTCCTCTGGCTGAAGCAGAAGATCTCGGGGATGGTGCCTTGGTTCCTCATAGGTTCCATATTGGTTTCCTGTGTCTCCACTTTCCCCTTCATTATCCACAACAGCGCTAACTCCACCTGGTGTAACAACTCTGGGAACAGAACTGAGGTTGACTGGAAGACCTTCCAGTCACTCAAAGTCCTGGTCATGATCTTCATCCCAATGAGTGTCCCAGTCCTCctgctcctcatctcctccatccTGCTGGCCACCTCCCTCCGGAGACACCTGAGGGCCATGCAGCACCACGGCCCCGGCCTGCAGGACTGTAGCACCAAGGCTCACAGGCGTGCGCTCGCATCGCTGACCTCCTTACTCTCCTTCTATGTTTGGTACTTCATCTCTCTGGTCTTAACCTCGGCCTTCACCATTCCATTTGACAGTTCCTGGATATGGCTAGTCCAGCTGGCGACTTTCTTGGGGACAACATGCCACCCTCTCTTGCTGACGTGGAACAACCCCAAAATCCGGCGGGCCTTAGAGAGGAGGCTGCATCACATCTCAGCCTGCCAGACACCGTGA
- the LOC120637973 gene encoding taste receptor type 2 member 41-like codes for MGILGDGFIVGLLSREWVRSRELPPCDKIVASLGASRFFMHWMSTLNGICILVSPRSYCSTNVFYSGILWILLNLFSFWFAAGLSVFYCLKIATFTHPLFLWLKQKISRMVPWLLIGSILVSCVSTLPFIIHYSTNDTWKNKSRNSTETVAKTFQSLKILPLIFIPLCVPFLLLLISSVLLTTSLWRHLKAMQHHGPGLQDCSTKAHTCALTTLASFLSFYVWYFISLIVTSTLTIPFDSPWLWLVQLLSFLGTTCHPVLLIWSNPKIRGGLERGLHYIPACQTPCGTA; via the coding sequence ATGGGGATCCTGGGTGACGGATTCATCGTGGGACTGTTGAGCAGAGAATGGGTTCGAAGCAGGGAGCTGCCTCCGTGCGACAAGATCGTGGCCAGTCTGGGAGCCTCCAGGTTTTTCATGCATTGGATGTCAACCCTGAATGGGATCTGCATCCTGGTCTCCCCCAGATCATATTGTTCCACTAATGTCTTCTACAGTGGGATCCTCTGGATCCTTCTGAACTTGTTCTCCTTCTGGTTTGCTGCCGGGCTCAGCGTCTTCTACTGCTTGAAGATCGCCACTTTCACCCACCCACTCTTCCTCTGGCTGAAGCAAAAGATTTCGAGGATGGTGCCGTGGCTCCTCATAGGTTCTATACTGGTTTCCTGTGTCTCCACTCTACCCTTCATTATCCATTACAGCACTAATGACACCTGGAAGAACAAGTCAAGGAACAGCACCGAGACTGTGGCGAAGACCTTCCAGTCTCTAAAAATCTTGCCGTTGATCTTCATCCCATTGTGTGTCCCATTCCTCCTGCTGCTCATCTCCTCCGTCCTGCTGACCACCTCCCTCTGGAGACACCTGAAGGCCATGCAGCATCACGGCCCCGGCCTGCAGGACTGCAGCACCAAGGCTCACACCTGTGCGCTCACAACGctggcctcctttctctccttctacgtttGGTACTTCATCTCTCTGATCGTCACCTCGACCTTGACCATTCCATTTGACAGTCCTTGGTTATGGCTAGTCCAGCTCTTATCTTTCTTGGGGACAACGTGCCACCCCGTCTTGCTGATATGGAGCAACCCCAAAATCCGGGGGGGCCTAGAGAGGGGACTCCATTACATACCAGCCTGCCAGACACCGTGTGGGACAGCATAA
- the LOC120638754 gene encoding taste receptor type 2 member 134-like yields MEAPLTIFFFSLFLLVLLVGILGDGFIVGLLVSEWIRRRKLPLCDMIVAGLGASRFLLLWVAVLNGICAFIVSKFYQYSIFFIFFASLAAILTPVSFWMAAGLSFFYCVKISTFTHPLFFWLKQRISGLVPWFLTGSMLASCIPIISFTTGYKFISIWKTDSGNSTEVEGKTFQSHYILFVTLITLCVPFFLLLVSSILLTTSLQRHLRAIQHHGPSLQDCITKAHTRALAMLASFLFFYILYFISLIFTSALIVPFGSPWLWPVQTVTYSGPICHTFLLMWSNPKIWRALERGLQRVPACLRPCGTA; encoded by the coding sequence ATGGAGGCCCCACTAACCATCTTCTTTTTCAGCCTTTTCCTGCTGGTGCTGCTGGTGGGGATCCTGGGTGATGGATTCATTGTGGGGTTGTTGGTCAGCGAGTGGATCCGACGCAGGAAGCTCCCTCTGTGTGACATGATTGTGGCCGGTCTGGGAGCCTCCAGGTTCCTCCTGTTGTGGGTTGCAGTGCTGAATGGGATCTGTGCCTTTATCGTCTCCAAATTTTACCAATACAgtattttcttcatcttctttgCCTCCCTGGCAGCAATACTGACCCCTGTCTCTTTCTGGATGGCTGCCGGGCTCAGCTTCTTCTACTGTGTGAAAATCTCGACCTTCACCCATCCCCTCTTCTTCTGGCTGAAGCAAAGGATTTCGGGACTGGTGCCCTGGTTCCTCACTGGCTCCATGCTGGCTTCCTGTATCCCCATTATCTCATTCACCACTGGCTATAAGTTTATCTCCATCTGGAAGACTGACTCAGGGAACAGCACCGAGGTTGAGGGGAAAACCTTCCAGTCACATTATATCTTATTCGTGACACTTATCACATTATGCGTCCCGTTCTTCCTGCTCCTCGTCTCCTCCATCCTGTTGACCACCTCCCTCCAGAGACACCTACGAGCCATCCAGCACCACGGCCCCAGCCTGCAGGACTGCATCACCAAGGCTCACACCCGTGCTCTCGCAATGctggcctccttcctcttcttctacatTTTGTATTTCATCTCCCTGATCTTCACCTCGGCCTTGATTGTTCCATTTGGGAGTCCCTGGTTGTGGCCAGTACAGACAGTTACTTACTCGGGCCCAATATGCCACACCTTCTTGCTGATGTGGAGTAACCCCAAAATCTGGAGGGCCTTAGAGAGGGGTCTGCAGCGTGTCCCAGCCTGTttgagaccatgtgggacagcataA